The genomic window CGCCGCCGGCCGCGAGGTCGAGTGGCTGGCCCTGTAGGACCGTTTGACCGTCTTCGGCGAGGAACGCAGCGCAGCCGGTCCAGGCGCCATCGTGCGCCATATCGGGCGGGACGTGGACGTTCGTCTGCCCGTTCAATGGCCGCAGAGGAGCGTCGGGACTCAGGCCGAGGAAGACGTCCTCGCGGACGATGCCGCCGCCGGGTCCGTTCGTGCGTTCGAGCTGCGCATCGACGTACTGGGCGCCGGAGCCGATCGGCATGTTCCAGATCGAGTTAGCCGCGAAGGGCCAGTCGAGCGGGTCGCGGGTCTCGACGACGGCTGTCGGCGTCGGTGCGACGCTCGTTGCGGTGGCGGTGGGCTGCGGCGTGCAGTCACGACCGCGGCAACGATGTGAAGCCAGAGCATCGCTCGCCTGCGCGGCGACGAAGGCCATTGCGGCGAGCGCTATGGGGAGGAGCGGAAGGTAACGTCTCATTGCACCTGCTATCCAGTTCCCGCGTGGCATTGAAAGACCCGTCCATGCAGGGCATGGAGTTCCGCGGGCGCGCTACATTGCCGGTTCACGTGCAAAGTCGGAAGGGCGCCGGCGATCTGACGACCTCGTTACGTCGAGTGCCCTGCCGACCGCAGGAAAGCACTGCGGTTACGAGCTGAATGTGAAGCTGGCGAGACGGATATACCGCCGGCTCTCTCAAAGTTCTCTCCGGCGCCAGAGCGACCCAGTCCGCAGCCTTCGCATCAGCGATGTTGAGCGCCGATCGGCCGCTTCGTACACTCAGCCGGCGACGAAGGGGACGCGATGCAGCAGAAGTTCATCGCCGGGGTCGACATGGGCGCGACGAACGTGCGCGTGGCCATTGCCAACGCGGACGGCGAGATCGAGGCGCGCCGCGCGATCGCCTACCCGGGCGGGGAGCCCGAAGCCGTGCTGAGGACGGTCGGCCGGGCGATCGACGACCTGGTGCGCGGCGTCTGGACGAGCGCGACCGTATCGGCGATCGGCATGGCGCTGCCCGGCATGGTCGACCCGGCGCGGGGCACGGTGGCCTCGGCGGCGAATCTGCCGGAATGGGGCGACGTCGACATCGGCGCGTTGCTGGCGAAGCCGCGCGGCGTGCCATTCGCGGCGGAAAACGACGCCAATGCCGCCGCCGTGGGCGAGCAATGGCTGGGGGCTGCGAAGGGTATGCGCGACTTCGTGTTCGTGGCGCTGGGCACGGGCATCGGCAGCGGCGTCGTGATCGACGGCAAGCTGCACCACGGCGCGCACCTGCTCGCTGGCGAGGTGGCGTTCTTTCCGATGGAGCAGGACCACATCCGCAACCCTGGCTGGCAGCATTGCCTGGAAGGCGTAGCCGGAGGGCGGGCGGCGGCCGACAAGGCGCAAGAGTTGTTCGGCGAGCGCGCGAAGGCTGGGGAGCTATTCGAAGCCGCAAGCAGCGGTCATGCGGAAGCGAGCGGCTGGCTGCGACAGACGCAGGAGGTCCTGGCGATGGCGCTGGCTGACATCGCCTCCCTGCTCGACCCGGAAGCGATCATCGTTGGCGGCGGTGTGGCGGCGGCGCAGGGTGAGCCGTTCCTGGCGCCGATCCGTGACCTGGTGCACGGCTCTACGCCGGTGAAGACGTCGATCGTGCTATCGACGCTGGGCGAAGACGCACAGATCGTAGGCGCAGTCCGGCTCGCGCTTGACCGTGTCGACGCCGGGGAGCAGGTGCAGGCATGATCCGACTCACTGCCGTCGCGCTCGTTATGTCACTCGTCGTCGTGGCGTCTGGTTGCAGCATCGGGCGCGACCGCGATTCCGACTCGAATGGCGACGGAGCGGTGCTGGAGAGCGGCGAATCACTGGGTTCGATTGAGCGGTTACCGGGAGGGACGCCGGCCGCGTCGGACGTGCGGACGCTGCTGAGTGCGCAGTGCGCCGACGGCGTCTTGACGCTGCGCACGAATCGAGAGGAGATCGCGTCGCCGATGGACTGCGGGCAAATGCTGCCGGAGGGCGTTATCGCCCGCTTCATTGGGCAGCCCGTGGCAATCCGTGCGCAAGAAGGGCGCCTGATCGTCGAGAATCCAACCGCCGGCACAATGGATTTTCCAGCGGCGGAACCGCGGGTCACGGAGATCGCCAGTGCGCCCTGAACCCGACGCGTACTTCATGGGCATCGCGCTGGCGGTGCGAGCGCGCGCCAACTGCACGGGACGCCGCGTCGGCGCGATCATCGTGCGGGACTATCGCATTCTGAGCACCGGCTACAACGGCACACCATCGAAGATGCGTAACTGCGAAGACGGCGGCTGTCATCGCTGCGCGCACCCCGGCGACTATCCTTCGGGCGAAGGCTACGACCTGTGCATCTGCGTCCACGCCGAACAGAACGCGCTGCTGGCGGCGGCGCGCTTCGGCGTGGCGATCGAAGATTGCACGATCTACACGACGCTGCAGCCGTGCTTCGGCTGCCTGAAGGAGTTGCTGCAGGCGAACGTGCGGGAGGTGTGCTTCCTGAAGCCCTGGGAGTCGCGATTCGCGGAGCAGTACGCCGCGCTCGTCGACCGTCTCGGGCGCGATCGCTTCCGCAAAGTGGACGTCGACGATCCGGATGCGCAATGGGCCCTGGGGCGCGCCGGTGACGCCGGCGAGCGCACGCAGGGGCACGAATTGCTGATCGAGGGGCAACGATGACGTTCCGGGCCGGCGCTGCCGAAGTCGTCATCACGCCGCCCGTCGGGACGTTTCTAGACGGGTACAGCGCGCGGTCGACGGGCAGCGTGGGCGTGCACGACGACTTGCACGCGCGCGCGATCGCGTTCGACGACGGGACGACGCAGGCGGCGATCGTCGGCTGCGACCTAATCGGCATCGACCGGCGGTTGGCGCGCGCGGTGCGGCAGATCGTCCACGAGGCGATCGGTATCCCGCGCGAGCACATCATGGTGAGCGCGACGCACACGCACGCGGGGCCGGCGGGGCTGCGGGCTGACATGAACGCCGAACTGACCGACATCACGACGCGGCTGATCGCCGGCGCGATCATCTCGGCGCACGCGAAGCTGCGGCCCGCCGTCGTGAAGGCGGGTCGCGGGAGCGTGGACAGCGTCAGTCAGAACCGACGCCATCCCGACTGGCCGATCGAAGACGCGCTGCACATGCTCCTGTTCGACTCGCCGGACCCGCGCGGCGGCGTGATTGCATCGATCGTGAACTTCGCGTGCCACGCGACAGTGATGTTTTCGAGCAACATGGAGATCTCGGCGGACTACCCCGGCTACGCGGCGGCGACGGTGAAGAAGGTGCTCGGCGACGCGCCCGTGGTCTTCCTGAACGGCGCGTGCGGCGACGTCAACCCATCGTGGATCGAGCAGCGGTTCGAAGAAGCGGAGCGCGTCGGTTCGATCGTGGGCGCGGAGGCGGCGCGACGGCTGCAGGAGCTGCGGCCGCTCGGGTTGCAGCAGAAGACGTGGAACATCCGCTGGGACGAGTTGACCGACAAGCCCGTGACGAGCGGAAGCCTGATCGCTGAGCCGCGCATCCGCGTGGCGGCTTCGGTCGTGGACGTGCCGATGCGGCAACTCGAACCCCCAGCGACGTACGAGGCACGCATCGCGGAGGCGCGGCGCGAAGTCGATGTGCTGGCGGCGTCAGACGTCGAGCAGCGGCGACGACTGATGGAGCAGATCACGCGGCTGAGCGGCGAGCGGGGCGTCGCTTCGCGGCAGCGGCCCGGCGGACCACACTCCTTGCACCCCGAGGTGCAGGCGATCTCTCTGGGTCCGGGACAGGCGATCCTGGGGCTGCCGGGGGAGTTCTTCGCGGAGACGGCGCTGCGTCTGCGGGCCGACGCGGGCATCGAGCACCTGGCGATCGCGTGTTATACGAACCACCACGTCTTTTATGTCGTGCCGCATCACGCGTTCGATGAAGGCGGCTACGAGCCCGGGGTGGCTGTGCTGGATGACACCGCGGAGGCGACGTTCAGAGACACGGCGCTGAAGTTGATTGCGGCGGTGGCACGATAGGGGACGTCGGACGTCAGGAGTCGGAGGTAGGGGCCGGAGTGGCCGTCTCCCGACGACTCCCGCCTATCTATCAGCGTCCTGATCCGTAGAATGGGTGGCGATGAAGCGGGTGCTTGTCTTCGAGGCGCACGGCGACGACATGGAGTTCTTCGCGGGGGGGACGATCGCGAAGTTCGCCGAGGCGGGGCACGCCGTCACGCTGGTCTGCGCGACGGACAACGACAAGGGCTCGTTCGAGCTGAGCGCCGATGAATTGCGCGCCGTGCGCGACCGCGAGTTGCGGGGCGCGGCGGACGTGCTGGGCGTCGGGAAGGTGATCCCGCTGGGCTACTCGGACGGCGACCTGGCGTATGACGTGCCATCGCGTGACCTGCGGGGTCAATTCATGCGGATCATCCGCGAGGAGCGGCCGGACATCGTCTTCACGTGGGATCCGTTCACCCCATACGAGGGGCACCCGGACCATCGCGCCGTGGCGACGGCGGCGAGCGAAGCGGCGAACTTCGCGCACTTTCCGAACTTTCACCCGGAGCACATGGAGGACGGGCTGGAGCCGCATTACGTCGGCGAGCAGTGGTACTTCGCCAAGTCGCCGCGCGACCAGAACAAGTTCGTCGACATCGATGGCACGATCGACAAGAAGATCGCGGCGCTCCACGCACACGAGGCGCAGATGGTGCTCACAGTGGCGAGCATGCAGTTCGAGCTGCGTGCATCGGGGCTGGACGTGCCGTGGCTCGCCGAACTGGACGCGCACGACTATCACGCCGCGATCGACAAGCAGATGCGTGCGGCGGGGAAGGCGGTCGCGAAGCGCAGCGGACTGCCCTGTACCTATGCCGAGGGCTTCCGCCGCACGCGGTTCGGCGGCATCGAATCGCTGGCGAAGGGCCAGACGATCGCGGAGGACGTGTAAGTGAAGCTCGGCTGCAGTTCGTGGTCGTACCAGGCGGCGTTTCGCGACGGACGCATTGACCTGCGCGAATGGGTGCGGATCTGCGCCGAGGAGTTGGAGCTGGACGGCGTCGAGCTGGTCGATGTGCACTTCCCGACGACCGATGCCGTGTATCTTCGCGACCTGAAGAAGTTGTGTACCGACCTGCAGCTCACGATCGCCGGCGTGGCCGTCACCAACGACTTCGGGCCGTCGGAGAAGCGGGCGCTGGAGACGCAGCACGTGAAGCAGTGGTGTGACGTCGCGGCGTACCTGGGAGCGCCGGTCGTGCGCGTGTTCGCCGGCTGGGTGCCGCCGCAACGGCTGGAGCAGGATCCGGGGCGGATCGTCGGGTTCGTGCGCAAGGTGCTCGGGACGAAGGCGCCGAACACGCGCCGGCTCTGGTCGGACATCACGTGGGCGCTGCGGCAGTGCGCGGATTACGCGGGGGAGCGTGGCGTCGTGCTGGCGATTCAGAATAACCGCGCCGACGGCGTCGTCGGCTCGGCTCAACAACTGGAGCAGTGTGTACACGACGTGGGGTCGCCGTGGCTGCGCATCTGTCTCGATCCGGCGGATCTCGCCGACCGCGCGGGCGTCGAGGCGGCGATGGGGCGCGTCGTGCAGACGCACGCGAAGCTCCGCGACGTGCGCGACGACGGCAGCGACGCGAGCATCCACTGGCCCGAACTTCTGCGCATGCTGAGGCTGGGGCGATACCGCGGATTCGTGCTCCTGGACTACGAGGGCGGGGAGGATCCGGAGACGGCGGTGCCGCGCGCCTCGCGGTACATCCGCGGCATCCTGCACCTGCTGCAACGACAGCAACTGCTCGCCGCCGGTGGCGCCGACGGCGCCTCGCGCGACAACGGGGCCGTGCTGGTCGAGACGGAACTCGTCGCGCCGGTCGAGATCCGCGCCGCACGTTGACCATCCGGGCAGTCATCTTCGACCTGGGGCACACGCTGTGGGACATCGGCCACCCGGGCACATCGCTCGAGCGCGCCTACGCAGACATGCGCTCGACGCTGTGCGCACGCCTCGAACGCGACGATCTGCCCGAGGCAGCGGCGTTCCAGCGGGCGGTCTACGACGTGCTGGTCGCATCTTCGAAGACGTATTTCTCCGACGGTCCGAATCTCGATCAGCCGCCGTCGCACGTGTGGATCGACCGCGGTTGCCGCGCGATCGGCGTCGAACTGGAAGAGGCGCTGTTGCGGGAGATCACGCCGCCGCTGTTCGCGACGGAGCGCGACAGCCTGATCTGCGGCGACGGCACGCTGGACGCGGTACAGGCGCTCAGTGATGCCGGTTACGCGATCGGCTGCGTGACGAATACGCTCGCCGATACGGCGACGATCCGCGCGATGCTGCGCAAGCATGGCTTCGAGGACGTGATGCGGAGCGTCGTGGTGTCCGCGGACGAAGGCTGGCGGAAGCCGCACGCGTCGCTGTTCGAGAAGGCGCTGCGCGAGACCGGCGTGGCGGCGCAGGAGGCGGTGTTCGTCGGCGACAGCCCGTTGCACGACATCGGCGGCGCGAAGGCTGTTGGGATGTGGGCGGTGCTGACGCGGCAGTACGTCGCGCGGCCGTACGAGGGGTTTGAGCCGCAGCCGGATGCGGTGATCGATCACGTGCGGGAGTTGGGGGACGTGCTCCAGCGCCTCGGGACGTAGCTTCACCGACGCGAGAGGCGGGGTGCGACTACGCCTAGCCGCGCAGGCGGTCGCTGGAGGCGCGGGCGAGCGGGTTGACGGGGCGTGCGGCCTGGATCTTCGCTTGCTGTTCGCGCTCGACCTTCGCCTGTGCGAGGTCGGTCATCGCATTGTCGAGCAGGTCCCTGGCCGAGGTGCCGTCTTCCGGGAAGCAGACGATCGCCACCGATGCTTTCATTGGCTCCGGCGATCCATCGTCGCCGAACACAGATACCTGCGACAGGCTGGCGAGCAGTCGCGTCGTGACAGAGACGGCGGCGGCGCGGTTCGTTTCGGGCAGCAGCACGGCGAACTCATCGTCCTTCAACCGCGCGACGACTTCCGGCGGCGAGATCGCTTCCGCGAGGCTGACGGCGGCGCTGCGGAGCAGGCGGTCGCCCAGGGACTGGCCGTACTGCGCGTTAAAGGCGCCGAAGTCGTCGAGGTCGATGATGACGACCGAGAGGGCCTTCGCGTAGCGGCCGCAGCGGATCAGTTCGGCCTCGATCGCGTCGTTGATGTAGCGCTTGTTGTAGACCCAGGTGACGGGATCGATGTCGTTGAAGCGCGCCGTGTCCTCCTGCGTCGCGATGTCTCGCAGCGACAGCGTGAAGTGGCCGACGAGCAACTCCACGATCTCGGCGTCGAGGTCCGGCTTATCGAAGGCGAAGCCGACGACGCCGTAGGGCTCGCCTTCGACGAGCATCGGGACGAGCGCGACCTTCTTGATGCCCAGCTTGCGCTCGGCCTCCTGCCACACTTCAGCATCGATGACTCCGTCGAACAGCTCTGACATCGATTCGCGGAGCACGACTTCACCCTGTTCGATGATCAGGCGCCGGACGTGGTTGACCGGCATGTCCAATTCGAGCGCGGTCAAGTCTTCCTGCACGGCTTCCATCATGCGTTCGAGGCGCGGCTCGACGATGCCCTCCAGGGCGCTGGCGGTGAGCACGTCGCGCTTCTTATCGAGCAGCAGCGGGAAGACGAAGACAGCCTCGGTGACCTCAGGCGCGCGTTCGATGAAGGCGCCCAGCATCTCGTTCTGGCTGCCGGCGCTGTGCAGGAACAGCGAGAGGATCACGAGGTCGAAGAGGCGACCCTCGCGGCCTTCCGGGCGGGAGGTAACAAGCGACTCGATGCCGATGAACGGCTCGGGCTCGTGATCGTTCTTGAGGTCCTTCTTGTGGGGTAGCCAGCGCATGAGCGGCCTAATCCTCTGCCAGCTTCACCACGAAGGTGTGCTCATTGTGCTGCTCTACCTTCGCCTCCCGCGACATGGCGCGGCCGACGAACGTACCCAGTGCATCGCCATCGAGGTCGCCGTTGGTCTCGAGCGAGACGATGGCGACGCCGTTGTTGTAGCTGAGGAGCGACATATCCCTGACGCCGTCCATGCTGAGCAGCGCCCGGTGCAGCGGCACCAGGTCGACGCCTCGGCGCTTATCTTCGACGGTGATCCGGTATGTGCGCGGCAGGAGGTCGAGACCGCGCCGCGGCTCCACGTGGATGGGCGGCAGGGGCTCCGGCAGCGGCCGCGTATCGATCACTTCCGGCGCCGGGATCCGTTCAGCCAGTGCGGTGCGAGGCGCCGGCACGGCATCGCGGAGGATGGCGGGGCGGGGCGGGGCGGGCTGCCGCACTTCGGCGGGAACGTTTTCACGCACAGGGAGCGCCGAGATCTGCGCCCGCTGCTGCTGCTGTGTCGCCGCGTGCTCGAGCGCATCGACGCGCGTGGTGAGTGCTGCGAGCGCGTGGTGTGCGTCGCGCAGGCTGCGTTCGAGACGCGCGATCGCGTCGTCGTTGGCGCTGACTTCCGAGACCGGCTCGAACGTGGCGATGTCGTCGCCATGTTCGGCCGCGACCGAAGCAACGACCGGACTCTCTTCGACAGACGACCGCTCGTCGGTGACGGCGTCTTGCCGGTAGTCGTCATCGTCGTCGTAGCGGAGTTCCTGCGCGGCTTTCTGCGCTTGCACGCGGCGGATCGTCGCGGCGATGGCGTCTTCGTCCGGGGCTTCGGGTAGTCGCACTGCCTGGATCGTGTCCGCGACGGCGTCCGCGGCGGCCTTCTGCGCCTGGACGCGTGCGATCGTGGCTGCGATGGCATCCTCGTCGGGGCCTGCCGGGCGGTGATCGTCCACGTCGTCTTCGACCATGGCATCGGCGTGCGGCGCTGCGTCATCGTGTGGCGTTGCTTCAACGGCGGCCTTCGCCTCGGCGACACGGCGAATCGTCGCCTGGATCAGGTCTTCGTGCGCGGCGTTCTCGGCGGACGGCGCAACGGCATCGCTGTCGGCGCCCGCGAAGGTCTGCAGGGGCGGCTCGCCGGTCTCTTCGGCGTCGTCGGGCGCGCCGGAGGCGTCCGTCTCATTTCGGGCGGCCTTAGCCTCGGCGACGCGGCGGATCGTCGCTTCGATGAGGTCCTCGTCGACGTTGTCTGGCATGCGCGCGCTCCCCTTCGATCCGGGCGGGACCGGATACCCTCACAGTAGGTTTTCGGCACAAAACGCGGGTAGCAACACTGCCGGACGGCCGGCGGCCCGATTTGGCACAGATTGGGGAGCGCTCGGTTACAATGGCGCCGATGCGCATCCTGCTGCTGAACGGGCCGAACCTGAACACGCTGGGCTCCCGCGAACCCGAGATCTACGGCACAGCCACCCTCTCAGACATCGAGCGTTCGGTGACGGATCGGGCGGCGGCGCTGGGCGCGGACGTGCGGGCGTTCCAGGCCAACAGCGAGGGCGACCTCATCGACTGGTTGCAGCGCGAGGCGCCTGAGGGCGATGCCCTGATCATCAATGCGGGCGCATATACGCATACGAGCGTGGCGCTCAGGGATGCCGTCGCGGCGTGCGCACTTCCCGTCATCGAGGTGCACCTTTCGAACGTCTGGAGGCGCGAGGAGTTCCGGCACGAGTCGCTGCTGTCGCCGCTCGCATCGGGGATCATCGTCGGGCTGGGGCCGCAGGGCTACGTGCTCGCGGTCGATGCGCTCGGCCGCATGCTCAAGGGCACGGAGTGACCTCGGCGCACGACGGCGCATCGATCATTATGCGTAGCGGACGCTTGCGCATCAGACGGACGACGCCGTCGAATTGACGGTGAGAGGAAGGCCGAAGCCCGCGCGTGGATCTCCACCATCTTCGACGCGGCGTAGCAAGGACGGGCACATGAAGACACGCGTGGAGCGATTGCGCGGCGCGCTGACCAGGCACGAGCTGGATGCGGCGCTGATCTCGAACGGGCAGAACCGCCGTTATCTCAGCGGCTTCA from Dehalococcoidia bacterium includes these protein-coding regions:
- the aroQ gene encoding type II 3-dehydroquinate dehydratase, with protein sequence MAPMRILLLNGPNLNTLGSREPEIYGTATLSDIERSVTDRAAALGADVRAFQANSEGDLIDWLQREAPEGDALIINAGAYTHTSVALRDAVAACALPVIEVHLSNVWRREEFRHESLLSPLASGIIVGLGPQGYVLAVDALGRMLKGTE
- a CDS encoding ROK family protein, producing the protein MQQKFIAGVDMGATNVRVAIANADGEIEARRAIAYPGGEPEAVLRTVGRAIDDLVRGVWTSATVSAIGMALPGMVDPARGTVASAANLPEWGDVDIGALLAKPRGVPFAAENDANAAAVGEQWLGAAKGMRDFVFVALGTGIGSGVVIDGKLHHGAHLLAGEVAFFPMEQDHIRNPGWQHCLEGVAGGRAAADKAQELFGERAKAGELFEAASSGHAEASGWLRQTQEVLAMALADIASLLDPEAIIVGGGVAAAQGEPFLAPIRDLVHGSTPVKTSIVLSTLGEDAQIVGAVRLALDRVDAGEQVQA
- a CDS encoding sugar phosphate isomerase/epimerase family protein yields the protein MKLGCSSWSYQAAFRDGRIDLREWVRICAEELELDGVELVDVHFPTTDAVYLRDLKKLCTDLQLTIAGVAVTNDFGPSEKRALETQHVKQWCDVAAYLGAPVVRVFAGWVPPQRLEQDPGRIVGFVRKVLGTKAPNTRRLWSDITWALRQCADYAGERGVVLAIQNNRADGVVGSAQQLEQCVHDVGSPWLRICLDPADLADRAGVEAAMGRVVQTHAKLRDVRDDGSDASIHWPELLRMLRLGRYRGFVLLDYEGGEDPETAVPRASRYIRGILHLLQRQQLLAAGGADGASRDNGAVLVETELVAPVEIRAAR
- a CDS encoding dCMP deaminase family protein; its protein translation is MRPEPDAYFMGIALAVRARANCTGRRVGAIIVRDYRILSTGYNGTPSKMRNCEDGGCHRCAHPGDYPSGEGYDLCICVHAEQNALLAAARFGVAIEDCTIYTTLQPCFGCLKELLQANVREVCFLKPWESRFAEQYAALVDRLGRDRFRKVDVDDPDAQWALGRAGDAGERTQGHELLIEGQR
- a CDS encoding PIG-L deacetylase family protein — encoded protein: MKRVLVFEAHGDDMEFFAGGTIAKFAEAGHAVTLVCATDNDKGSFELSADELRAVRDRELRGAADVLGVGKVIPLGYSDGDLAYDVPSRDLRGQFMRIIREERPDIVFTWDPFTPYEGHPDHRAVATAASEAANFAHFPNFHPEHMEDGLEPHYVGEQWYFAKSPRDQNKFVDIDGTIDKKIAALHAHEAQMVLTVASMQFELRASGLDVPWLAELDAHDYHAAIDKQMRAAGKAVAKRSGLPCTYAEGFRRTRFGGIESLAKGQTIAEDV
- a CDS encoding neutral/alkaline non-lysosomal ceramidase N-terminal domain-containing protein yields the protein MTFRAGAAEVVITPPVGTFLDGYSARSTGSVGVHDDLHARAIAFDDGTTQAAIVGCDLIGIDRRLARAVRQIVHEAIGIPREHIMVSATHTHAGPAGLRADMNAELTDITTRLIAGAIISAHAKLRPAVVKAGRGSVDSVSQNRRHPDWPIEDALHMLLFDSPDPRGGVIASIVNFACHATVMFSSNMEISADYPGYAAATVKKVLGDAPVVFLNGACGDVNPSWIEQRFEEAERVGSIVGAEAARRLQELRPLGLQQKTWNIRWDELTDKPVTSGSLIAEPRIRVAASVVDVPMRQLEPPATYEARIAEARREVDVLAASDVEQRRRLMEQITRLSGERGVASRQRPGGPHSLHPEVQAISLGPGQAILGLPGEFFAETALRLRADAGIEHLAIACYTNHHVFYVVPHHAFDEGGYEPGVAVLDDTAEATFRDTALKLIAAVAR
- a CDS encoding HAD family hydrolase; the protein is MTIRAVIFDLGHTLWDIGHPGTSLERAYADMRSTLCARLERDDLPEAAAFQRAVYDVLVASSKTYFSDGPNLDQPPSHVWIDRGCRAIGVELEEALLREITPPLFATERDSLICGDGTLDAVQALSDAGYAIGCVTNTLADTATIRAMLRKHGFEDVMRSVVVSADEGWRKPHASLFEKALRETGVAAQEAVFVGDSPLHDIGGAKAVGMWAVLTRQYVARPYEGFEPQPDAVIDHVRELGDVLQRLGT
- a CDS encoding sensor domain-containing diguanylate cyclase, whose translation is MRWLPHKKDLKNDHEPEPFIGIESLVTSRPEGREGRLFDLVILSLFLHSAGSQNEMLGAFIERAPEVTEAVFVFPLLLDKKRDVLTASALEGIVEPRLERMMEAVQEDLTALELDMPVNHVRRLIIEQGEVVLRESMSELFDGVIDAEVWQEAERKLGIKKVALVPMLVEGEPYGVVGFAFDKPDLDAEIVELLVGHFTLSLRDIATQEDTARFNDIDPVTWVYNKRYINDAIEAELIRCGRYAKALSVVIIDLDDFGAFNAQYGQSLGDRLLRSAAVSLAEAISPPEVVARLKDDEFAVLLPETNRAAAVSVTTRLLASLSQVSVFGDDGSPEPMKASVAIVCFPEDGTSARDLLDNAMTDLAQAKVEREQQAKIQAARPVNPLARASSDRLRG